The Raphanus sativus cultivar WK10039 chromosome 2, ASM80110v3, whole genome shotgun sequence genome includes a region encoding these proteins:
- the LOC108832939 gene encoding uncharacterized protein At4g04775-like gives MAGGRSTASAQSRGSSSVGRRPSRGAGRFFGVPKKCWCGELMVTLTSNSDQNPYRRYLRCSFAAENKWVDEALLNEVETLSLKNARLEEVTNNISSKIVTESSETHIMARVEDALNAQNANMKHTMFVVVIGSLSLVCMMRILCLTRN, from the exons ATGGCTGGAGGTCGGAGCACCGCGTCTGCACAGTCGAGGGGTTCATCATCTGTCGGTCGTCGACCCTCAAGAGGTGCTGGAAGATTTTTTGGCGTTCCTAAGAAATGTTGGTGTGGTGAGCTAATGGTGACCTTGACGTCCAATTCTGACCAGAATCCATATCGGAGATACTTGCGGTGTTCATTTGCGGCAGAGAACAAG TGGGTGGATGAGGCTTTATTGAACGAGGTTGAGACACTTTCACTCAAAAATGCAAGACTTGAAGAAGTGACTAACAATATTTCATCAAAGATTGTCACCGAGAGTTCTGAAACACATATAATGGCTAGGGTTGAAGATGCATTGAATGCACAAAATGCCAACATGAAGCACACTATGTTTGTGGTTGTGATCGGGAGCTTGAGCCTTGTCTGTATGATGAGAATTCTATGTCTAACGAGAAACTGA
- the LOC108832947 gene encoding uncharacterized protein LOC108832947, which translates to MTSNLAESWNAVLTEAREFPVIRLVDYIRAKLSEWFATRRASANSNTNVLSPRVLKIVTRNFEMTGGYGVNMIGEGEFEVKDKNGNNYHVRLANRTCSCFAFQMLCIPCPHAIAAALHSGVLVDTLALEAYNVSMLRGAYKEMVIPVGDYKGYPANDAIFSGRRLSPPATRRPPGRPKKQRFFSSGEKLMKRIRRRIVCSRCKGLNHNKATCKRPI; encoded by the exons ATGACAAGCAATTTAGCAGAGTCTTGGAATGCAGTCTTGACCGAGGCGAGGGAGTTTCCTGTAATCCGTTTGGTTGATTACATAAGAGCAAAGCTGAGTGAGTGGTTTGCAACCAGGAGAGCTTCTGCAAATTCAAATACAAACGTGTTGTCTCCCCGTGTGCTGAAGATTGTTACAAGAAACTTTGAGATGACCGGGGGATACGGTGTCAATATGATTGGTGAGGGCGAGTTCGAGGTGAAGGACAAGAATGGGAATAACTACCATGTGAGACTTGCTAACAGAACATGTAGCTGTTTTGCGTTTCAGATGCTCTGTATCCCGTGTCCACACGCAATAGCTGCGGCTCTGCATTCTGGTGTGTTGGTTGATACTCTAGCGCTAGAAGCTTACAACGTAAGTATGCTCAGGGGTGCCTATAAGGAAATGGTGATACCTGTTGGTGACTACAAGGGATACCCAGCTAATGATGCTATCTTCAGTGGCCGAAGACTAAGTCCCCCAGCTACGAGGCGCCCGCCAGGAAGGCCAAAGAAACAACGGTTCTTCTCGAGTGGGGAAAAACTG ATGAAAAGAATCCGTAGAAGGATTGTATGCAGCAGGTGCAAGGGTCTGAACCATAACAAGGCCACCTGCAAAAGACCAATATAA
- the LOC108832956 gene encoding uncharacterized protein LOC108832956 yields the protein MALHAITKKFHFKNEKSDPTMMILKCCGIGCPWRVYAVMLKDSDVFQIRTYEGKHTCTIDVRGGYQQQATASVVGELMRTKFAGVGAGPKPGEIRHMMRADHGVNISYWKAWRSREMAIANVHGSCNASYVDLPSYLNKLVTVNPGTIANLCTEPTDDGGQRFKYMFVSLGASVKGYRYMRKVVVVDGTHLKGKYAGCLLTASVQDGSYQIFPLAIAVVDSENDASWEWFFQQLKALVPDEEGLVFVSDMNSSIYKGISKVYEGVAHCIYIVHLKRNIRTNFKVSHLTYLVAKAARSYRVEDFNKTFNGIRTWMRDAQNTYWIQGLSSGHDLIFLGIDLT from the exons ATGGCTTTGCATGCAATCACCAAGAAGTTTCATTTCAAGAATGAAAAGTCAGATCCCACAATGATGATCCTAAAGTGTTGTGGAATCGGATGCCCATGGCGCGTGTATGCGGTTATGTTAAAGGATTCCGACGTGTTCCAGATAAGAACCTACGAAGGTAAACACACATGTACAATAGACGTCCGTGGAGGTTACCAGCAGCAAGCAACAGCATCCGTTGTTGGGGAGCTGATGCGAACAAAGTTTGCAGGCGTCGGGGCTGGTCCAAAACCAGGAGAAATAAGACATATGATGCGGGCAGACCATGGCGTTAATATCTCTTATTGGAAGGCTTGGAGATCGAGGGAGATGGCAATAGCTAATGTACATGggtcttgcaatgcttcgtaCGTTGATCTTCCGTCATATTTAAACAAGCTTGTAACTGTCAATCCAGGAACAATAGCAAACCTATGCACGGAGCCCACAGATGATGGAGGTCAACGATTCAAATACATGTTTGTGTCGTTAGGTGCTTCAGTTAAAGGTTATCGATATATGAGGAAGGTGGTTGTTGTTGATGGGACACACTTAAAAGGCAAGTACGCCGGTTGCTTGTTAACAGCCTCGGTCCAAGACGGTAGTTATCAAATTTTCCCGCTGGCTATCGCGGTGGTTGACAGCGAGAACGATGCATCGTGGGAATGGTTTTTCCAACAACTAAAAGCTTTGGTACCAGACGAGGAGGGTCTAGTGTTTGTGTCTGACATGAATTCATCTATTTACAAAGGCATAAGCAAG GTTTACGAAGGTGTTGCGCACTGTATATACATCGTCCACCTGAAGAGAAACATCAGAACGAATTTCAAGGTTAGTCACCTCACTTACTTGGTTGCGAAGGCAGCGAGGTCGTACCGGGTAGAGGACTTCAACAAAACTTTCAACGGGATAAGGACATGGATGCGAGATGCGCAAAATACCTATTGGATACAGGGTTTGAGCAGTGGGCACGATCTCATTTTCCTGGGAATAGATTTGACATAA
- the LOC108841987 gene encoding protein FLOWERING LOCUS T, with translation MSLSNRDPLVVGRVVGDVLECFTRSIDLKVTYGQREVTNGLDLRPSQVLNKPRVEIGGEDLRNFYTLVMVDPDVPSPSNPHLREYLHWLVTDIPATTGTNFGNEIVSYESPRPNSGIHRIVLVLFRQLGRQTVYEPGWRQQFNTREFASLYNLGLPVAAVFYNCQRESGCGGRRS, from the exons ATGTCTCTAAGTAATAGAGATCCTCTTGTGGTAGGGAGAGTTGTAGGAGACGTTCTTGAGTGTTTTACAAGATCAATCGATCTAAAGGTTACTTATGGCCAACGAGAGGTGACAAATGGGTTGGATCTAAGGCCTTCTCAAGTTCTGAACAAGCCAAGAGTTGAGATTGGTGGAGAAGACCTAAGGAACTTCTACACTTTG GTTATGGTGGATCCAGATGTTCCAAGTCCTAGCAACCCTCACCTCCGAGAATATCTTCACTG GTTGGTGACTGATATCCCAGCGACAACTGGAACAAACTTTG GAAATGAGATTGTGTCTTACGAGAGTCCAAGGCCCAACTCGGGTATTCATCGCATCGTGCTGGTATTGTTCCGACAGCTCGGTAGGCAGACAGTGTATGAACCCGGGTGGCGCCAACAATTCAACACTCGTGAGTTTGCTTCCCTATACAATCTCGGCCTTCCCGTGGCTGCGGTTTTCTACAATTGTCAGAGGGAGAGTGGCTGCGGAGGACGAAGAAGTTAG